A region from the Halobacillus mangrovi genome encodes:
- a CDS encoding peptidoglycan DD-metalloendopeptidase family protein codes for MKKNIHHVRKNIAERKRKRVQQNAPPQKPYLPPQDEELHGYPPIVSGYGKKMDPSPSKNRPSFLGIQVLLAALLFATVAIGKNTDFALLNGPEEWVTSQMQEDFPFAKVTAWYSERFGEPLQVVQPKDNEESGELAMPVNGTVTTPFQNDGKGIVLTTENNSEVKAVREGTVVFAGNNEDTKKTVILQHEDGSKTIYGYLSSIDVHLYEYVKSQSSLGSVTSEEGPSAEFFFAIEKDEQYLDPVEVIKVDESS; via the coding sequence GTGAAAAAGAATATACATCACGTTCGAAAAAATATAGCAGAGCGCAAGAGAAAGCGCGTGCAGCAAAATGCGCCTCCTCAGAAGCCGTACCTCCCACCGCAGGACGAAGAGTTGCATGGATACCCCCCTATCGTCTCAGGGTACGGCAAAAAAATGGATCCGTCCCCTTCAAAAAATCGGCCAAGCTTCTTAGGTATACAAGTGTTGCTTGCCGCTTTACTGTTTGCAACAGTAGCTATTGGCAAGAACACGGACTTCGCCTTGCTTAACGGTCCAGAGGAATGGGTTACAAGTCAGATGCAAGAAGACTTCCCTTTTGCAAAAGTGACAGCATGGTACAGCGAAAGGTTTGGGGAGCCGCTCCAAGTTGTCCAACCGAAAGATAATGAAGAATCCGGCGAGCTCGCTATGCCTGTAAATGGGACCGTCACAACTCCCTTTCAAAACGATGGGAAAGGTATTGTCTTGACCACAGAGAATAATTCTGAGGTTAAGGCGGTAAGGGAGGGAACCGTCGTATTCGCCGGCAACAATGAGGATACGAAAAAAACAGTCATTCTCCAACACGAGGATGGAAGTAAGACCATTTATGGATATTTGTCATCCATCGATGTTCATTTATATGAATATGTTAAATCTCAAAGTAGTCTGGGGTCGGTGACTTCAGAAGAGGGGCCATCCGCTGAATTCTTTTTTGCCATCGAAAAAGATGAGCAGTATCTAGATCCTGTAGAGGTTATCAAAGTGGATGAAAGCTCTTAG
- a CDS encoding M50 family metallopeptidase has protein sequence MKALSLTKTIHIHPLFFLLALSAIFTGAFFEFLILMTLVVIHELGHYLTARYYGWRVSRIELWLFGGAVVSEEHNTRPFHEQVRVVLAGPLQHIWIFGLLSILQGFYGPHSLLSVAFFYNTLILVFNLMPIWPLDGGKLLFYITTQLFSFQRSLFLTLFVSVTSMVLVSLWLYLEGRWTLAGLLLVAFLLIENGMEWKRRTYTLMRYLLFCTYRDCSKLKPRFIKVEQEMLVRDVLKNIRCNRKHLYVLKHSPRFYIVDEQECLQAYFNKKQANLRLRDIPKLAL, from the coding sequence ATGAAAGCTCTTAGTCTTACAAAGACCATACACATCCACCCCCTCTTCTTTTTATTAGCATTATCTGCTATTTTTACAGGTGCTTTTTTTGAATTTCTCATATTGATGACTCTAGTCGTCATTCACGAACTTGGTCATTATTTGACTGCTAGATATTATGGATGGAGAGTTTCAAGAATTGAACTCTGGTTGTTCGGAGGGGCTGTTGTGAGCGAGGAGCATAATACACGGCCTTTCCATGAGCAAGTACGTGTCGTGTTGGCTGGTCCTCTCCAACATATATGGATCTTTGGTTTATTGAGTATCCTTCAAGGATTCTATGGTCCTCATTCCCTCTTATCAGTGGCTTTCTTTTACAATACTCTTATTCTTGTTTTCAACCTTATGCCCATTTGGCCTTTGGATGGAGGAAAGCTTCTCTTTTATATAACTACTCAATTATTCTCTTTTCAAAGGAGCCTCTTCTTAACGTTATTTGTATCAGTAACCTCCATGGTCCTTGTTTCCCTGTGGCTTTACCTGGAGGGACGCTGGACACTCGCGGGCCTTTTGCTTGTTGCTTTTTTACTCATTGAAAATGGGATGGAATGGAAGAGAAGAACTTACACACTGATGAGATATTTACTGTTTTGTACGTACAGGGATTGCAGTAAATTGAAGCCCAGGTTTATCAAGGTTGAACAAGAAATGCTGGTAAGAGACGTTTTAAAAAACATTCGATGCAACCGTAAACATTTGTATGTATTGAAACATTCCCCAAGGTTCTATATAGTTGATGAGCAAGAATGTCTCCAAGCCTACTTTAATAAGAAACAAGCCAATCTGCGCTTGCGGGACATTCCTAAACTGGCGCTGTGA